From the Kogia breviceps isolate mKogBre1 chromosome 15, mKogBre1 haplotype 1, whole genome shotgun sequence genome, one window contains:
- the SMPD4 gene encoding sphingomyelin phosphodiesterase 4 isoform X1, whose translation MAFPHLQQPSFLLASLKADSINKPFAQRCQDLVKVIEDFPAKELHAIFPWLVESIFGSLDGVLPGWNLRCLQGRVSPVEYSIAMEFLDPGGPMMKLVYKLQAEDYKFDFPVSYLPGPVKASIQERVLPDSPLYHNKVQLPATGGLGLHLALNPFEYYMFFFALSLITQKPPPGALHVRTSDCAYFILVDRYLTWFLPTEGSVLPPLSSSPGGPSPSPAPRTPAVPFASYGLHHTSLLKRHISHQTSVNADPASHEIWRSETLLQVFVEMWLHHYSLEMYQKMQSPHAKLEVLHYRLSVCSALHSPAQPSLQALHAHQESFMPTEEHVLVVRLLLKHLHAFANSLRPEQTSPSAHSHAASPLEEFKRAAVPRFVQQKLYLFLQHCFGHWPLDASFRAVLEMWLSYLQPWRYAPEKQAPSSDCQARSVSERWAPFVQENLLVYTKLFLGFLSRALRTDLVSPKNALMVFRVAKVFAQPNLAEMIQRGEQLFLEPELVIPHRQHRLFTVPTFTGSFLSSWPPAITDASFKVKSHVYSLEGQDCKYTPMFGPEIRALVLRLAQLITQAKQTAKSLSDQYGESTAARPFLSWLGFYPADTNGSYPGNDLDEMGQDSVRKTDEYLEKALEYLCQVFRLSEAQLAQLTLALGTTQDENGKKHLPDCIVGEDGLILTPLGRYQIINGLRRFDIEYQGDSELQPIRSYEIASLVRVLFRLSSAINRRFAGQMAALCSRADFLGSFSRYHLLEPGLSDRHLLSPVGRGRAASLARGPRLSLRFLGSYRTLLALLLAFFVASLFCIRPPLCALLLVLGYVLYAVAMTLLTEQGKLHQL comes from the exons ATGGCATTCCCCCACCTGCAGCAGCCCAGCTTCCTGCTG GCTAGCCTGAAAGCCGACTCTATAAATAAACCCTTTGCACAGCGGTGCCAAGACTTGGTTAAAGTCATCGAGGACTTTCCAGCAAAG GAGCTGCATGCCATCTTCCCGTGGCTGGTTGAGAGCATTTTTGGCAGCTTGGACGGCGTCCTGCCTGGGTGGAACCTCCGCTGCTTGCAGGGCCGCGTGAGCCCTGTGGAGTACAGCATCGCCATGGAGTTCCTAGACCCCGG GGGCCCAATGATGAAGTTGGTTTATAAACTTCAAGCTGAAGACTATAAATTTGACTTTCCTGTCTCTTACCTGCCT GGCCCCGTGAAGGCATCCATCCAGGAGCGTGTGCTCCCTGACAGCCCACTGTACCACAACAAGGTCCAGCTCCCCGCAACCGGGGGCCTTGGCCTGCACCTGGCCCTCA ATCCATTTGAGTATTACATGTTCTTCTTTGCTTTGAGCCTCATCACTCAAAAG CCGCCCCCGGGGGCCCTCCACGTCCGCACTTCAGACTGCGCCTATTTCATCCTGGTGGACAGGTACCTGACGTGGTtcctgcccacagaaggcagcgtgcttccccctctctcctccagcccGGGGGGGCCCAGCCCATCACCGGCTCCCAG GACGCCAGCCGTGCCTTTTGCGTCCTACGGCCTGCACCACACCAGCCTCCTGAAGCGACACATCTCTCATCAGACGTCTGTGAATGCAGACCCCGCCTCCCACGAGATCTGGAGGTCGGAGACGCTGCTCCAG GTTTTTGTTGAAATGTGGCTTCATCATTATTCTTTGGAGATGTACCAAAAAATGCAGTCCCCTCACGCCAAG CTGGAGGTCCTGCACTACCGACTCAGTGTCTGCAGCGCCCTCCACAGCCCTGCCCAACCCAGCCTCCAGGCCCTCCACGCCCACCAA GAGTCCTTCATGCCCACCGAGGAGCATGTGCTGGTGGTGCGGCTGCTGCTGAAGCACCTGCACGCCTTCGCCAACAGCCTGCGGCCCGAGCAGACCTCGCCCTCCGCCCACTCCCACGCCGCCAGCCCCCTGGAGGAGTTCAAACG gGCCGCCGTCCCGAGGTTTGTCCAGCAGAAGCTCTACCTCTTTCTGCAGCACTGCTTTGGCCACTGGCCCCTGGACGCATCATTCAGAGCT GTCCTGGAGATGTGGCTGAGCTATCTGCAGCCCTGGAGGTATGCACCCGAGAAACAGGCCCCGAGCAGTGACTGCCAGGCCCGGAGTGTGTCAGAGAGATG GGCGCCCTTCGTGCAAGAGAACCTGCTTGTCTACACCAAGCTCTTCCTGGGCTTCCTGAGCCGCGCACTGCGCACGGACCTCGTCAGTCCTAAGAACGCACTCATGGTGTTCCGTGTGGCCAAGGTCTTCGCGCAGCCAAACCTGGCTGAGATGATCCAGCGGG GCGAGCAGCTGTTCCTGGAGCCCGAGCTGGTCATCCCCCACCGCCAGCACCGGCTCTTCACGGTGCCCACGTTCACCGGCAGCTTCCTGTCGTCATGGCCACCAGCCATCACCGATGCCTCCTTTAAGGTGAAGAGCCACGTGTACAGCCTGGAGGGCCAGGACTGCAAGTACACCCCAATGTTTGGGCCCGAGATCCGGGCACTG GTCTTGCGTCTGGCTCAGCTCATCACGCAGGCCAAGCAGACGGCCAAGTCCCTCTCTGACCAGTATGGGGAGAGCACGGCCGCCCGTCCCTTCCTGTCGTGGCTGGGCTTCTACCCCGCGGACACCAATGGCTCCTACCCGGGCAACGACCTGGACGAGATGGGGCAGGATAGCGTCCGCAAGACGGATGAGTACCTGGAGAAGGCCCTGGAGTACCTGTGCCAAGTGTTCCGG CTCAGTGAGGCCCAGCTCGCCCAGCTCACGCTCGCCCTGGGGACCACGCAGGATGAGAACGGGAAGAAGCACCTCCCAGACTGCATCGTGGGCGAGGATGGACTCATCCTCACGCCCCTAGGCAGGTATCAG ATCATCAATGGGCTTCGGCGCTTTGACATCGAGTACCAAGGGGACTCGGAGTTGCAGCCCATCCGGAGCTACGAGATTGCCAGCCTGGTCCGAGTGCTCTTTCGACTGTCCTCCGCCATCAACCGCAGg TTTGCAGGTCAGATGGCGGCCCTGTGTTCACGGGCCGACTTCCTTGGCAGCTTCTCTCGCTACCACCTCCTGGAGCCTGGGCTGTCGGACAGGCACCTGCTGAGCCCCGTGGGGCGGGGGCGTGCGGCCAGCCTTGCCCGGGGCCCCCGGCTCAGCCTGCGCTTCCTGGGCAGCTACCGCACGCTGCTGGCCCTGCTGCTGGCCTTCTTCGTGGCCTCTCTGTTCTGCATCAGGCCCCCGCTCTGTGCCCTGCTCCTCGTGCTGGGCTATGTCCTCTACGCCGTGGCCATGACGCTGCTAACCGAGCAGGGCAAGCTGCACCAGCTCTGA
- the SMPD4 gene encoding sphingomyelin phosphodiesterase 4 isoform X3, protein MAFPHLQQPSFLLASLKADSINKPFAQRCQDLVKVIEDFPAKELHAIFPWLVESIFGSLDGVLPGWNLRCLQGRVSPVEYSIAMEFLDPGGPMMKLVYKLQAEDYKFDFPVSYLPPPPGALHVRTSDCAYFILVDRYLTWFLPTEGSVLPPLSSSPGGPSPSPAPRTPAVPFASYGLHHTSLLKRHISHQTSVNADPASHEIWRSETLLQVFVEMWLHHYSLEMYQKMQSPHAKLEVLHYRLSVCSALHSPAQPSLQALHAHQESFMPTEEHVLVVRLLLKHLHAFANSLRPEQTSPSAHSHAASPLEEFKRAAVPRFVQQKLYLFLQHCFGHWPLDASFRAVLEMWLSYLQPWRYAPEKQAPSSDCQARSVSERWAPFVQENLLVYTKLFLGFLSRALRTDLVSPKNALMVFRVAKVFAQPNLAEMIQRGEQLFLEPELVIPHRQHRLFTVPTFTGSFLSSWPPAITDASFKVKSHVYSLEGQDCKYTPMFGPEIRALVLRLAQLITQAKQTAKSLSDQYGESTAARPFLSWLGFYPADTNGSYPGNDLDEMGQDSVRKTDEYLEKALEYLCQVFRLSEAQLAQLTLALGTTQDENGKKHLPDCIVGEDGLILTPLGRYQIINGLRRFDIEYQGDSELQPIRSYEIASLVRVLFRLSSAINRRFAGQMAALCSRADFLGSFSRYHLLEPGLSDRHLLSPVGRGRAASLARGPRLSLRFLGSYRTLLALLLAFFVASLFCIRPPLCALLLVLGYVLYAVAMTLLTEQGKLHQL, encoded by the exons ATGGCATTCCCCCACCTGCAGCAGCCCAGCTTCCTGCTG GCTAGCCTGAAAGCCGACTCTATAAATAAACCCTTTGCACAGCGGTGCCAAGACTTGGTTAAAGTCATCGAGGACTTTCCAGCAAAG GAGCTGCATGCCATCTTCCCGTGGCTGGTTGAGAGCATTTTTGGCAGCTTGGACGGCGTCCTGCCTGGGTGGAACCTCCGCTGCTTGCAGGGCCGCGTGAGCCCTGTGGAGTACAGCATCGCCATGGAGTTCCTAGACCCCGG GGGCCCAATGATGAAGTTGGTTTATAAACTTCAAGCTGAAGACTATAAATTTGACTTTCCTGTCTCTTACCTGCCT CCGCCCCCGGGGGCCCTCCACGTCCGCACTTCAGACTGCGCCTATTTCATCCTGGTGGACAGGTACCTGACGTGGTtcctgcccacagaaggcagcgtgcttccccctctctcctccagcccGGGGGGGCCCAGCCCATCACCGGCTCCCAG GACGCCAGCCGTGCCTTTTGCGTCCTACGGCCTGCACCACACCAGCCTCCTGAAGCGACACATCTCTCATCAGACGTCTGTGAATGCAGACCCCGCCTCCCACGAGATCTGGAGGTCGGAGACGCTGCTCCAG GTTTTTGTTGAAATGTGGCTTCATCATTATTCTTTGGAGATGTACCAAAAAATGCAGTCCCCTCACGCCAAG CTGGAGGTCCTGCACTACCGACTCAGTGTCTGCAGCGCCCTCCACAGCCCTGCCCAACCCAGCCTCCAGGCCCTCCACGCCCACCAA GAGTCCTTCATGCCCACCGAGGAGCATGTGCTGGTGGTGCGGCTGCTGCTGAAGCACCTGCACGCCTTCGCCAACAGCCTGCGGCCCGAGCAGACCTCGCCCTCCGCCCACTCCCACGCCGCCAGCCCCCTGGAGGAGTTCAAACG gGCCGCCGTCCCGAGGTTTGTCCAGCAGAAGCTCTACCTCTTTCTGCAGCACTGCTTTGGCCACTGGCCCCTGGACGCATCATTCAGAGCT GTCCTGGAGATGTGGCTGAGCTATCTGCAGCCCTGGAGGTATGCACCCGAGAAACAGGCCCCGAGCAGTGACTGCCAGGCCCGGAGTGTGTCAGAGAGATG GGCGCCCTTCGTGCAAGAGAACCTGCTTGTCTACACCAAGCTCTTCCTGGGCTTCCTGAGCCGCGCACTGCGCACGGACCTCGTCAGTCCTAAGAACGCACTCATGGTGTTCCGTGTGGCCAAGGTCTTCGCGCAGCCAAACCTGGCTGAGATGATCCAGCGGG GCGAGCAGCTGTTCCTGGAGCCCGAGCTGGTCATCCCCCACCGCCAGCACCGGCTCTTCACGGTGCCCACGTTCACCGGCAGCTTCCTGTCGTCATGGCCACCAGCCATCACCGATGCCTCCTTTAAGGTGAAGAGCCACGTGTACAGCCTGGAGGGCCAGGACTGCAAGTACACCCCAATGTTTGGGCCCGAGATCCGGGCACTG GTCTTGCGTCTGGCTCAGCTCATCACGCAGGCCAAGCAGACGGCCAAGTCCCTCTCTGACCAGTATGGGGAGAGCACGGCCGCCCGTCCCTTCCTGTCGTGGCTGGGCTTCTACCCCGCGGACACCAATGGCTCCTACCCGGGCAACGACCTGGACGAGATGGGGCAGGATAGCGTCCGCAAGACGGATGAGTACCTGGAGAAGGCCCTGGAGTACCTGTGCCAAGTGTTCCGG CTCAGTGAGGCCCAGCTCGCCCAGCTCACGCTCGCCCTGGGGACCACGCAGGATGAGAACGGGAAGAAGCACCTCCCAGACTGCATCGTGGGCGAGGATGGACTCATCCTCACGCCCCTAGGCAGGTATCAG ATCATCAATGGGCTTCGGCGCTTTGACATCGAGTACCAAGGGGACTCGGAGTTGCAGCCCATCCGGAGCTACGAGATTGCCAGCCTGGTCCGAGTGCTCTTTCGACTGTCCTCCGCCATCAACCGCAGg TTTGCAGGTCAGATGGCGGCCCTGTGTTCACGGGCCGACTTCCTTGGCAGCTTCTCTCGCTACCACCTCCTGGAGCCTGGGCTGTCGGACAGGCACCTGCTGAGCCCCGTGGGGCGGGGGCGTGCGGCCAGCCTTGCCCGGGGCCCCCGGCTCAGCCTGCGCTTCCTGGGCAGCTACCGCACGCTGCTGGCCCTGCTGCTGGCCTTCTTCGTGGCCTCTCTGTTCTGCATCAGGCCCCCGCTCTGTGCCCTGCTCCTCGTGCTGGGCTATGTCCTCTACGCCGTGGCCATGACGCTGCTAACCGAGCAGGGCAAGCTGCACCAGCTCTGA
- the SMPD4 gene encoding sphingomyelin phosphodiesterase 4 isoform X2 codes for MAFPHLQQPSFLLASLKADSINKPFAQRCQDLVKVIEDFPAKELHAIFPWLVESIFGSLDGVLPGWNLRCLQGRVSPVEYSIAMEFLDPGGPMMKLVYKLQAEDYKFDFPVSYLPGPVKASIQERVLPDSPLYHNKVQLPATGGLGLHLALNPFEYYMFFFALSLITQKPPPGALHVRTSDCAYFILVDRYLTWFLPTEGSVLPPLSSSPGGPSPSPAPRTPAVPFASYGLHHTSLLKRHISHQTSVNADPASHEIWRSETLLQVFVEMWLHHYSLEMYQKMQSPHAKESFMPTEEHVLVVRLLLKHLHAFANSLRPEQTSPSAHSHAASPLEEFKRAAVPRFVQQKLYLFLQHCFGHWPLDASFRAVLEMWLSYLQPWRYAPEKQAPSSDCQARSVSERWAPFVQENLLVYTKLFLGFLSRALRTDLVSPKNALMVFRVAKVFAQPNLAEMIQRGEQLFLEPELVIPHRQHRLFTVPTFTGSFLSSWPPAITDASFKVKSHVYSLEGQDCKYTPMFGPEIRALVLRLAQLITQAKQTAKSLSDQYGESTAARPFLSWLGFYPADTNGSYPGNDLDEMGQDSVRKTDEYLEKALEYLCQVFRLSEAQLAQLTLALGTTQDENGKKHLPDCIVGEDGLILTPLGRYQIINGLRRFDIEYQGDSELQPIRSYEIASLVRVLFRLSSAINRRFAGQMAALCSRADFLGSFSRYHLLEPGLSDRHLLSPVGRGRAASLARGPRLSLRFLGSYRTLLALLLAFFVASLFCIRPPLCALLLVLGYVLYAVAMTLLTEQGKLHQL; via the exons ATGGCATTCCCCCACCTGCAGCAGCCCAGCTTCCTGCTG GCTAGCCTGAAAGCCGACTCTATAAATAAACCCTTTGCACAGCGGTGCCAAGACTTGGTTAAAGTCATCGAGGACTTTCCAGCAAAG GAGCTGCATGCCATCTTCCCGTGGCTGGTTGAGAGCATTTTTGGCAGCTTGGACGGCGTCCTGCCTGGGTGGAACCTCCGCTGCTTGCAGGGCCGCGTGAGCCCTGTGGAGTACAGCATCGCCATGGAGTTCCTAGACCCCGG GGGCCCAATGATGAAGTTGGTTTATAAACTTCAAGCTGAAGACTATAAATTTGACTTTCCTGTCTCTTACCTGCCT GGCCCCGTGAAGGCATCCATCCAGGAGCGTGTGCTCCCTGACAGCCCACTGTACCACAACAAGGTCCAGCTCCCCGCAACCGGGGGCCTTGGCCTGCACCTGGCCCTCA ATCCATTTGAGTATTACATGTTCTTCTTTGCTTTGAGCCTCATCACTCAAAAG CCGCCCCCGGGGGCCCTCCACGTCCGCACTTCAGACTGCGCCTATTTCATCCTGGTGGACAGGTACCTGACGTGGTtcctgcccacagaaggcagcgtgcttccccctctctcctccagcccGGGGGGGCCCAGCCCATCACCGGCTCCCAG GACGCCAGCCGTGCCTTTTGCGTCCTACGGCCTGCACCACACCAGCCTCCTGAAGCGACACATCTCTCATCAGACGTCTGTGAATGCAGACCCCGCCTCCCACGAGATCTGGAGGTCGGAGACGCTGCTCCAG GTTTTTGTTGAAATGTGGCTTCATCATTATTCTTTGGAGATGTACCAAAAAATGCAGTCCCCTCACGCCAAG GAGTCCTTCATGCCCACCGAGGAGCATGTGCTGGTGGTGCGGCTGCTGCTGAAGCACCTGCACGCCTTCGCCAACAGCCTGCGGCCCGAGCAGACCTCGCCCTCCGCCCACTCCCACGCCGCCAGCCCCCTGGAGGAGTTCAAACG gGCCGCCGTCCCGAGGTTTGTCCAGCAGAAGCTCTACCTCTTTCTGCAGCACTGCTTTGGCCACTGGCCCCTGGACGCATCATTCAGAGCT GTCCTGGAGATGTGGCTGAGCTATCTGCAGCCCTGGAGGTATGCACCCGAGAAACAGGCCCCGAGCAGTGACTGCCAGGCCCGGAGTGTGTCAGAGAGATG GGCGCCCTTCGTGCAAGAGAACCTGCTTGTCTACACCAAGCTCTTCCTGGGCTTCCTGAGCCGCGCACTGCGCACGGACCTCGTCAGTCCTAAGAACGCACTCATGGTGTTCCGTGTGGCCAAGGTCTTCGCGCAGCCAAACCTGGCTGAGATGATCCAGCGGG GCGAGCAGCTGTTCCTGGAGCCCGAGCTGGTCATCCCCCACCGCCAGCACCGGCTCTTCACGGTGCCCACGTTCACCGGCAGCTTCCTGTCGTCATGGCCACCAGCCATCACCGATGCCTCCTTTAAGGTGAAGAGCCACGTGTACAGCCTGGAGGGCCAGGACTGCAAGTACACCCCAATGTTTGGGCCCGAGATCCGGGCACTG GTCTTGCGTCTGGCTCAGCTCATCACGCAGGCCAAGCAGACGGCCAAGTCCCTCTCTGACCAGTATGGGGAGAGCACGGCCGCCCGTCCCTTCCTGTCGTGGCTGGGCTTCTACCCCGCGGACACCAATGGCTCCTACCCGGGCAACGACCTGGACGAGATGGGGCAGGATAGCGTCCGCAAGACGGATGAGTACCTGGAGAAGGCCCTGGAGTACCTGTGCCAAGTGTTCCGG CTCAGTGAGGCCCAGCTCGCCCAGCTCACGCTCGCCCTGGGGACCACGCAGGATGAGAACGGGAAGAAGCACCTCCCAGACTGCATCGTGGGCGAGGATGGACTCATCCTCACGCCCCTAGGCAGGTATCAG ATCATCAATGGGCTTCGGCGCTTTGACATCGAGTACCAAGGGGACTCGGAGTTGCAGCCCATCCGGAGCTACGAGATTGCCAGCCTGGTCCGAGTGCTCTTTCGACTGTCCTCCGCCATCAACCGCAGg TTTGCAGGTCAGATGGCGGCCCTGTGTTCACGGGCCGACTTCCTTGGCAGCTTCTCTCGCTACCACCTCCTGGAGCCTGGGCTGTCGGACAGGCACCTGCTGAGCCCCGTGGGGCGGGGGCGTGCGGCCAGCCTTGCCCGGGGCCCCCGGCTCAGCCTGCGCTTCCTGGGCAGCTACCGCACGCTGCTGGCCCTGCTGCTGGCCTTCTTCGTGGCCTCTCTGTTCTGCATCAGGCCCCCGCTCTGTGCCCTGCTCCTCGTGCTGGGCTATGTCCTCTACGCCGTGGCCATGACGCTGCTAACCGAGCAGGGCAAGCTGCACCAGCTCTGA
- the SMPD4 gene encoding sphingomyelin phosphodiesterase 4 isoform X4 gives MAFPHLQQPSFLLASLKADSINKPFAQRCQDLVKVIEDFPAKELHAIFPWLVESIFGSLDGVLPGWNLRCLQGRVSPVEYSIAMEFLDPGGPMMKLVYKLQAEDYKFDFPVSYLPPPPGALHVRTSDCAYFILVDRYLTWFLPTEGSVLPPLSSSPGGPSPSPAPRTPAVPFASYGLHHTSLLKRHISHQTSVNADPASHEIWRSETLLQVFVEMWLHHYSLEMYQKMQSPHAKESFMPTEEHVLVVRLLLKHLHAFANSLRPEQTSPSAHSHAASPLEEFKRAAVPRFVQQKLYLFLQHCFGHWPLDASFRAVLEMWLSYLQPWRYAPEKQAPSSDCQARSVSERWAPFVQENLLVYTKLFLGFLSRALRTDLVSPKNALMVFRVAKVFAQPNLAEMIQRGEQLFLEPELVIPHRQHRLFTVPTFTGSFLSSWPPAITDASFKVKSHVYSLEGQDCKYTPMFGPEIRALVLRLAQLITQAKQTAKSLSDQYGESTAARPFLSWLGFYPADTNGSYPGNDLDEMGQDSVRKTDEYLEKALEYLCQVFRLSEAQLAQLTLALGTTQDENGKKHLPDCIVGEDGLILTPLGRYQIINGLRRFDIEYQGDSELQPIRSYEIASLVRVLFRLSSAINRRFAGQMAALCSRADFLGSFSRYHLLEPGLSDRHLLSPVGRGRAASLARGPRLSLRFLGSYRTLLALLLAFFVASLFCIRPPLCALLLVLGYVLYAVAMTLLTEQGKLHQL, from the exons ATGGCATTCCCCCACCTGCAGCAGCCCAGCTTCCTGCTG GCTAGCCTGAAAGCCGACTCTATAAATAAACCCTTTGCACAGCGGTGCCAAGACTTGGTTAAAGTCATCGAGGACTTTCCAGCAAAG GAGCTGCATGCCATCTTCCCGTGGCTGGTTGAGAGCATTTTTGGCAGCTTGGACGGCGTCCTGCCTGGGTGGAACCTCCGCTGCTTGCAGGGCCGCGTGAGCCCTGTGGAGTACAGCATCGCCATGGAGTTCCTAGACCCCGG GGGCCCAATGATGAAGTTGGTTTATAAACTTCAAGCTGAAGACTATAAATTTGACTTTCCTGTCTCTTACCTGCCT CCGCCCCCGGGGGCCCTCCACGTCCGCACTTCAGACTGCGCCTATTTCATCCTGGTGGACAGGTACCTGACGTGGTtcctgcccacagaaggcagcgtgcttccccctctctcctccagcccGGGGGGGCCCAGCCCATCACCGGCTCCCAG GACGCCAGCCGTGCCTTTTGCGTCCTACGGCCTGCACCACACCAGCCTCCTGAAGCGACACATCTCTCATCAGACGTCTGTGAATGCAGACCCCGCCTCCCACGAGATCTGGAGGTCGGAGACGCTGCTCCAG GTTTTTGTTGAAATGTGGCTTCATCATTATTCTTTGGAGATGTACCAAAAAATGCAGTCCCCTCACGCCAAG GAGTCCTTCATGCCCACCGAGGAGCATGTGCTGGTGGTGCGGCTGCTGCTGAAGCACCTGCACGCCTTCGCCAACAGCCTGCGGCCCGAGCAGACCTCGCCCTCCGCCCACTCCCACGCCGCCAGCCCCCTGGAGGAGTTCAAACG gGCCGCCGTCCCGAGGTTTGTCCAGCAGAAGCTCTACCTCTTTCTGCAGCACTGCTTTGGCCACTGGCCCCTGGACGCATCATTCAGAGCT GTCCTGGAGATGTGGCTGAGCTATCTGCAGCCCTGGAGGTATGCACCCGAGAAACAGGCCCCGAGCAGTGACTGCCAGGCCCGGAGTGTGTCAGAGAGATG GGCGCCCTTCGTGCAAGAGAACCTGCTTGTCTACACCAAGCTCTTCCTGGGCTTCCTGAGCCGCGCACTGCGCACGGACCTCGTCAGTCCTAAGAACGCACTCATGGTGTTCCGTGTGGCCAAGGTCTTCGCGCAGCCAAACCTGGCTGAGATGATCCAGCGGG GCGAGCAGCTGTTCCTGGAGCCCGAGCTGGTCATCCCCCACCGCCAGCACCGGCTCTTCACGGTGCCCACGTTCACCGGCAGCTTCCTGTCGTCATGGCCACCAGCCATCACCGATGCCTCCTTTAAGGTGAAGAGCCACGTGTACAGCCTGGAGGGCCAGGACTGCAAGTACACCCCAATGTTTGGGCCCGAGATCCGGGCACTG GTCTTGCGTCTGGCTCAGCTCATCACGCAGGCCAAGCAGACGGCCAAGTCCCTCTCTGACCAGTATGGGGAGAGCACGGCCGCCCGTCCCTTCCTGTCGTGGCTGGGCTTCTACCCCGCGGACACCAATGGCTCCTACCCGGGCAACGACCTGGACGAGATGGGGCAGGATAGCGTCCGCAAGACGGATGAGTACCTGGAGAAGGCCCTGGAGTACCTGTGCCAAGTGTTCCGG CTCAGTGAGGCCCAGCTCGCCCAGCTCACGCTCGCCCTGGGGACCACGCAGGATGAGAACGGGAAGAAGCACCTCCCAGACTGCATCGTGGGCGAGGATGGACTCATCCTCACGCCCCTAGGCAGGTATCAG ATCATCAATGGGCTTCGGCGCTTTGACATCGAGTACCAAGGGGACTCGGAGTTGCAGCCCATCCGGAGCTACGAGATTGCCAGCCTGGTCCGAGTGCTCTTTCGACTGTCCTCCGCCATCAACCGCAGg TTTGCAGGTCAGATGGCGGCCCTGTGTTCACGGGCCGACTTCCTTGGCAGCTTCTCTCGCTACCACCTCCTGGAGCCTGGGCTGTCGGACAGGCACCTGCTGAGCCCCGTGGGGCGGGGGCGTGCGGCCAGCCTTGCCCGGGGCCCCCGGCTCAGCCTGCGCTTCCTGGGCAGCTACCGCACGCTGCTGGCCCTGCTGCTGGCCTTCTTCGTGGCCTCTCTGTTCTGCATCAGGCCCCCGCTCTGTGCCCTGCTCCTCGTGCTGGGCTATGTCCTCTACGCCGTGGCCATGACGCTGCTAACCGAGCAGGGCAAGCTGCACCAGCTCTGA
- the MZT2B gene encoding mitotic-spindle organizing protein 2B isoform X2, producing MAVPGVGPGSGPPPGLEAALQKLALRRKKVLSAEEMELFELAQAAGGAMDPDVFKILVDLLKLNVAPLAVFQMLKSMCAGQRLASEPQDPAAAPLPTPSVLETRAASFLSAENCIPPARPSFSSALQPAASPVLLHGPAASHSPLSPGPPGSLRFSCCLFSPFAGDMGSSPGLGGSHMPRSN from the exons ATGGCGGTGCCAGGCGTGGGGCCCGGGTCGGGGCCGCCGCCGGGGCTGGAGGCGGCCCTGCAGAAGCTGGCGCTGCGGCGGAAGAAGGTGCTGAGCGCCGAGGAGATGGAGCTGTTCGAGCTGGCGCAGGCGGCAGGCGGCGCCATGGACCCCGACGTATTCAA GATCCTGGTGGACTTGTTGAAGCTAAACGTGGCGCCCCTCGCAGTCTTCCAGATGCTCAAGTCCATGTGCGCCGGGCAGAGGCTGGCGAGCGAGCCCCAGGACCCCGCGGCGGCGCCCCTGCCCACGCCCAGCGTGCTTGAGACCCGAG CGGCCTCCTTTCTCTCTGCCGAGAACTGTATCCCCCCCGCAAGGCCCTCCTTTTCCTCGGCCCTGCAGCCTGCGGCCTCTCCAGTTCTGCTCCACGGCCCAGCTGCCTCGCACTCGCCTCTTTCTCCGGGGCCCCCCGGTTCCCTCCGGTTCTCTTGCTGCCTGTTCTCTCCTTTTGCAG gggacatgggttcgagccctggtctgggaggatcccacatgccgcggagcaactag